A window of the Streptomyces sp. Ag109_O5-10 genome harbors these coding sequences:
- a CDS encoding SDR family oxidoreductase, with the protein MTLGTAVIVGVGPGIGLELTRAFANAGHPVAMLARNKTKMDTYAAELASTGQDVRGYATDVADAGNLRSAIHSAITDLGAPDVLIYSVAVLDSDSPLGGDDQKWVANMAIDVLGARVAADAVLPELRDGRGTLLFAGGGYALHPSKKYSSLSVGKAALRAYVQLLHEELAGTGVHATSITITKTIGSEPRFEPATLAQAYLALTKQPESEWQHELVY; encoded by the coding sequence ATGACCCTCGGAACCGCAGTGATCGTCGGCGTAGGTCCAGGCATCGGCCTTGAGCTGACCCGGGCATTCGCCAATGCCGGACACCCGGTCGCCATGCTCGCCCGCAACAAGACGAAGATGGACACCTACGCTGCCGAGCTTGCCTCCACCGGCCAGGACGTTCGCGGCTACGCCACGGATGTCGCGGACGCCGGCAACCTGCGCTCCGCGATCCACTCCGCGATCACGGACTTGGGTGCGCCCGACGTGCTCATCTACAGCGTGGCGGTGCTCGACAGCGACTCGCCCCTCGGCGGTGACGACCAGAAGTGGGTCGCCAATATGGCCATCGATGTCCTGGGCGCCAGGGTCGCGGCCGACGCCGTGCTGCCGGAACTGCGCGACGGCCGCGGCACCCTGCTGTTCGCGGGCGGCGGGTACGCTCTGCATCCCTCGAAGAAGTATTCGTCCTTGTCCGTTGGTAAGGCCGCGCTGCGCGCGTACGTGCAGTTGCTCCATGAGGAGCTGGCCGGGACGGGCGTGCACGCAACCAGTATCACGATCACGAAGACGATCGGCAGCGAACCGCGCTTTGAGCCGGCGACGCTGGCACAGGCCTATCTCGCGCTGACCAAGCAGCCCGAGAGCGAATGGCAGCACGAACTGGTCTACTGA
- a CDS encoding IS110 family transposase, translated as MNIDQMPSKTDVSDARWIAQVAQHGLVSPSFVPPPRIRRLRDLTRQRTSLVRERSRALNRLEKVLEDAGIKTSLVLTKTLSMSSRAMFEALIAGERDPVVLADLAVGKARSKMTDLREALTGRFEDHHAFLTSQALAHIDAIDAQIAAFDQRIDAETAPLRRQRDLLVTIPGVSTRLAQVVIAETGADMTRFSTAAALASWSGVAPGNNRSAGRSYSGATTHGNVWLKGALGDAAAGLLRVRESVIVLHAMRWPDEVRDPSELYPPATDVSDAEVDEAVELIERMAVDRLEGPDFVDHYTEALEKVIEAKREDRELPEAPEPEKPPGKVLDLMAALQESVEKAKASRGEDTDTEAQVHEIPAKKPAAKAPAKKTVAKKTTAKKAAARKPRRSA; from the coding sequence GTGAACATTGATCAGATGCCCTCTAAGACCGACGTCTCCGACGCCCGTTGGATCGCGCAGGTGGCCCAACACGGGCTGGTCTCGCCGTCGTTCGTGCCGCCACCGCGCATTCGCCGTCTTCGTGACCTCACCCGGCAGCGCACCAGCCTGGTCCGAGAGCGTTCTCGCGCGCTGAATCGGCTGGAGAAAGTGCTCGAGGACGCCGGCATCAAGACCTCGCTCGTGCTGACCAAGACGCTGAGTATGTCGTCCCGCGCCATGTTCGAAGCACTCATTGCCGGTGAGCGTGACCCGGTGGTGCTGGCCGATCTGGCCGTCGGGAAGGCCCGGTCGAAGATGACGGATCTCCGCGAGGCCCTGACCGGCCGCTTCGAAGACCACCACGCCTTCTTGACGTCCCAGGCCCTGGCCCACATCGACGCCATCGATGCGCAGATCGCCGCGTTCGATCAGCGCATCGATGCCGAGACCGCGCCTCTGCGCCGACAGCGCGATCTCCTGGTCACCATCCCCGGCGTCTCAACCCGCCTCGCACAGGTAGTGATCGCCGAGACGGGCGCCGACATGACACGCTTCTCCACTGCGGCCGCTCTGGCGAGCTGGAGTGGCGTGGCTCCTGGAAACAACCGGTCAGCGGGGCGGAGTTACTCAGGCGCCACGACGCACGGCAACGTCTGGCTGAAGGGTGCCCTTGGAGATGCTGCTGCCGGGCTGCTGCGCGTGCGAGAGAGCGTGATCGTCCTGCACGCGATGCGCTGGCCGGACGAAGTCCGCGACCCGTCAGAGCTGTACCCGCCGGCGACGGACGTCTCGGACGCGGAAGTCGACGAGGCCGTAGAGCTGATCGAGCGGATGGCCGTCGATCGTCTGGAGGGCCCGGATTTCGTCGACCACTACACCGAGGCGCTGGAGAAAGTGATCGAGGCCAAGCGGGAGGACCGCGAGCTGCCGGAGGCGCCGGAGCCGGAGAAGCCGCCGGGCAAGGTTCTCGACTTGATGGCGGCCTTGCAGGAGTCCGTGGAGAAGGCGAAGGCCTCGCGCGGCGAGGACACGGACACCGAGGCGCAGGTCCACGAGATTCCCGCGAAGAAACCCGCGGCGAAGGCCCCGGCGAAGAAGACGGTCGCGAAGAAGACGACCGCCAAGAAGGCGGCCGCCCGCAAACCACGCCGCAGCGCGTAG
- a CDS encoding IS5 family transposase — MSDRRPYRSDVSDARWALIEPVFTAWRARRTGPGTAARVHDLREIVNAILYVNRTGIPWEYLPHDFPPYKTVYDYYAKWEADGTTQQVHDLLRDKTRRAHGRSPQPTAAVVDAQSVKTSANVAETSQGIDAGKKIKGRKRHLITDTLGLVLAVLVTAASVHDTTGGKLLLDDLAVAHPSVSKVWADGGYQSSIFNHGAGLGIDVEVVQRPRAKGFEPLPKRWVIERTFGWLMQHRRLARDYEALPQRSRTMIHWAMANKMSRELTGESAPTWRIETDITLTTS; from the coding sequence GTGAGTGATCGTCGTCCGTACCGCAGTGATGTGTCCGATGCCCGCTGGGCCCTGATCGAGCCAGTCTTCACCGCCTGGCGGGCGAGACGGACTGGGCCCGGAACGGCAGCCCGGGTGCACGACCTGCGGGAGATCGTCAACGCGATCCTCTATGTCAACCGCACCGGCATCCCGTGGGAATACCTGCCTCACGACTTCCCGCCCTACAAGACCGTCTACGACTACTACGCCAAGTGGGAAGCCGACGGCACCACGCAACAGGTCCACGACCTGTTACGCGACAAGACCCGCCGAGCCCACGGCCGCAGCCCACAGCCGACCGCGGCCGTTGTCGACGCTCAAAGCGTGAAGACCTCGGCAAACGTCGCCGAGACCAGCCAGGGCATCGACGCCGGCAAGAAGATCAAAGGGCGCAAGCGGCACCTCATCACAGACACACTCGGCCTGGTCCTCGCCGTACTCGTCACCGCCGCCTCCGTGCACGACACCACCGGCGGCAAGTTGCTCCTCGACGACCTGGCCGTGGCACATCCCAGTGTCTCCAAAGTCTGGGCGGACGGCGGCTACCAGAGCAGCATCTTCAATCACGGTGCCGGACTCGGTATCGACGTGGAGGTTGTGCAGCGGCCACGGGCCAAGGGTTTCGAGCCGCTGCCGAAGCGGTGGGTGATCGAGAGGACGTTTGGCTGGCTGATGCAGCACCGCCGCCTTGCCCGGGACTACGAAGCCCTACCGCAGAGGTCCCGAACAATGATCCACTGGGCGATGGCTAACAAAATGTCGCGCGAGCTGACCGGAGAATCCGCACCAACCTGGCGAATCGAAACGGACATCACACTCACAACGTCGTGA
- a CDS encoding helix-turn-helix domain-containing protein produces MDHRRDIQEFLVSRRARISPRSVGLPVTGRKRRVPGLRREEVAALAGLSIDYYIRLERGALTRASDSVLQAIARALRLDAAEQAHLIDLARAGRPSPAPRSRRTTPAAIAPQLQTVLDSLVGVAALVRSPTLDVIATNPLGRALYSVLHTDARQAPNIARFTFLNPQARQFWRDWDEVADDFIAHLRAAAGPTPHEQPLTHLVGELSTRSDAFRQLWARHDVRACVRGTKRFQHPVVGMLDLRYDLLQPNAEPGLTMITYTAEPGTVSHDNLTLLASWAASQDNDTEHDPAAPTTRTTRPPSRRD; encoded by the coding sequence ATGGACCATCGCCGTGACATTCAGGAGTTCCTGGTCTCCCGCCGGGCACGGATCAGCCCCAGGTCAGTCGGCCTGCCCGTCACCGGAAGGAAGCGGCGGGTACCCGGGCTGCGCCGCGAGGAGGTCGCCGCCTTGGCCGGGCTCAGCATCGACTACTACATCCGCCTGGAGCGCGGCGCGCTCACCCGTGCCTCCGACAGCGTCCTACAGGCCATCGCCCGCGCGCTGCGTCTGGATGCCGCCGAGCAGGCCCATCTCATCGACCTGGCACGCGCCGGCCGGCCGTCCCCCGCACCCCGTTCCCGTCGCACCACGCCTGCAGCGATCGCCCCGCAGCTGCAGACCGTCCTCGACTCCCTCGTCGGCGTCGCAGCGCTGGTGCGCAGTCCCACCCTCGATGTGATCGCCACCAACCCCCTCGGCCGGGCTCTGTACAGCGTGCTCCACACCGACGCGCGCCAGGCGCCGAACATCGCCCGGTTCACGTTCCTCAACCCTCAGGCCCGCCAGTTCTGGCGCGACTGGGACGAGGTCGCCGACGACTTCATCGCCCACTTGCGCGCCGCCGCCGGCCCCACTCCGCATGAACAGCCGCTCACCCATCTCGTGGGCGAGCTGTCCACCCGCAGCGACGCCTTCCGCCAGCTGTGGGCCCGACACGACGTGCGTGCCTGCGTCAGAGGCACGAAAAGGTTCCAGCACCCGGTCGTGGGCATGCTCGACCTGCGCTACGACCTCCTCCAACCGAACGCCGAACCCGGCCTCACCATGATCACCTACACCGCCGAGCCGGGAACGGTCTCCCACGACAACCTGACCCTGCTCGCCTCCTGGGCCGCCAGCCAGGACAACGACACCGAGCACGATCCGGCTGCCCCGACGACCCGGACCACAAGGCCGCCCTCACGGCGCGACTGA